In a single window of the Methanofollis ethanolicus genome:
- a CDS encoding nitroreductase family protein, whose amino-acid sequence MQREHDAVMAAIRGRRSIRSYEDRPLDDGTVQAIIDAGIHAPTALGLQPWQFIVVRDQTLMKQISEYCKPFLLAALKDATDEASIAYREILAQEEYDIFYDAPVLVLVLGDVRNRYSIYDCTLCAGTMMLAARALGVGSCWIGSAEPVSGSPEFLAALGVPEGWRIVAPIIFGYPKGTPEPQTRRDPVITWIG is encoded by the coding sequence ATGCAGAGAGAGCACGACGCCGTCATGGCGGCGATCCGGGGGAGACGGAGCATCAGGTCGTACGAGGACAGGCCCCTCGACGATGGGACCGTGCAGGCGATCATCGACGCCGGCATCCATGCCCCGACGGCCCTCGGCCTCCAGCCCTGGCAGTTCATCGTCGTCCGTGACCAGACCCTCATGAAACAGATCTCGGAGTACTGCAAGCCTTTTCTCCTTGCGGCCCTCAAGGACGCCACCGACGAAGCGTCCATCGCGTACAGGGAGATCCTCGCGCAGGAGGAGTACGACATCTTCTACGACGCCCCGGTGCTCGTCCTCGTCCTCGGCGACGTGCGGAACAGGTACAGCATCTACGACTGCACCCTCTGCGCCGGGACCATGATGCTCGCCGCCCGTGCACTGGGGGTCGGGAGCTGCTGGATCGGATCTGCCGAACCTGTCTCCGGCAGCCCCGAGTTCCTTGCGGCCCTCGGCGTGCCCGAGGGCTGGCGGATCGTGGCGCCGATCATCTTCGGCTACCCGAAGGGCACGCCCGAACCGCAGACCCGGCGCGATCCCGTCATCACCTGGATCGGATAA
- a CDS encoding PH domain-containing protein yields MTDSITIGEDFKPAPQFKTYYFLYLFLTTLLAAAFILFPVSLAGEPILNTLFAGGLIAVVVFIAVWIPLYYRSVVYHLSGTEMTWKRGVWFRGTGIVPYNRITNVDIVQGPLMRVFGISDLRIQTAGYSAQAQAEIRIQGVEEPEEVRELIMAQVRGRPPVAATTGGEETVAAPEDAVLAELQAIRRVLERMAEKKE; encoded by the coding sequence ATGACGGATTCCATCACAATCGGGGAGGACTTCAAGCCGGCCCCGCAGTTCAAGACATATTATTTCCTCTATCTTTTCCTTACGACTCTGCTTGCGGCCGCCTTCATCCTCTTCCCTGTCTCCCTTGCCGGCGAACCGATTCTCAACACCCTCTTTGCCGGGGGTCTGATCGCGGTCGTCGTCTTTATCGCGGTCTGGATCCCGCTCTACTACCGGAGTGTGGTCTACCACCTCAGCGGGACAGAGATGACCTGGAAGAGGGGTGTCTGGTTCAGGGGGACGGGCATCGTGCCGTACAACAGGATCACGAATGTCGATATCGTGCAGGGGCCGCTGATGCGGGTCTTCGGCATCTCCGACCTCCGCATCCAGACGGCCGGGTACTCGGCCCAGGCCCAGGCGGAGATCCGCATCCAGGGCGTCGAGGAGCCCGAAGAGGTGCGGGAACTGATCATGGCCCAGGTCCGCGGCAGGCCGCCGGTGGCGGCGACGACAGGGGGGGAGGAGACCGTCGCCGCACCCGAGGACGCGGTCCTCGCCGAGTTGCAGGCGATCCGCCGGGTGCTTGAGAGGATGGCGGAGAAGAAGGAGTGA
- a CDS encoding DUF1059 domain-containing protein — translation MPSFKCKDIGLKCPFEASESNEFDLEKKIADHAREAHDKAHLSADEWTKIKKVIH, via the coding sequence ATGCCGTCGTTTAAATGCAAAGATATCGGGCTGAAATGCCCCTTCGAGGCGTCCGAATCGAATGAGTTCGACCTGGAAAAGAAGATCGCCGACCACGCACGGGAGGCACACGACAAGGCGCACCTCTCCGCGGATGAGTGGACGAAGATCAAGAAGGTCATCCACTGA
- a CDS encoding KTSC domain-containing protein: MEFRSGRLYRYSGVPAAVYDVLLAAPSHGRYLNASVKGRYPCARVG, translated from the coding sequence GTGGAGTTCAGGAGCGGCCGCCTCTACAGGTACTCCGGGGTGCCTGCCGCGGTGTACGATGTCCTGCTCGCCGCGCCGTCCCACGGGCGGTACCTGAACGCGTCGGTAAAGGGGAGGTACCCCTGTGCGAGGGTCGGGTGA